A region of the Paenibacillus sp. J23TS9 genome:
AATTGCGATTGCACGTGCCCTTGTTCACGGGGCCAAGGTAATTCTGGCGGATGAGCCCGTCATCGGACTGGATCCCAAATCGCAGGAGAGCGTTATGGAGACGCTGAAAAAGCTTTGCGAAGAAGAGAGAGTCACGGTACTAACTGTACTGCCGATTGAGCTTGCAGAACGTTACGCAACGCGGATAATGGCAATATCCGGCGGGGAAATGGCATTTGATATTTCTGGACGCCGGCTCACGGTTCGCGAACGAAATATGTTATAAAGCCTCTTAAACAGGCTTTGGATAGAAAAGAGTGATTCATTTTGGTAAAACGCTACTGGATCTATTTCCCTGCCGCATTTCTTTTGATGCTTCTGCTAAGTGGCTGCTCGTTTATCAGTGACCCGGTCCTGATGATGCAAACACCGCAGCTGTCTGCTGAAAAGGAATCATTGCGGTCCATCATTATGGCCCAGCTGCCTGAGGATGCCAACCTGATCCGGTCAAACGAAGAAGACGATACGAATGTCATACATTTTGTTGATCTCGATAATGATGGCATAAGTGAAGCGGTCGTATTTTACGAGACACCGGATCAAAACATCGGCGTTCACGGTATTATCTTTAAAAAAAGCAATGATACTTGGGTCAAGCAAATAACCTTTGATGGTGTAGGTAAGGTTCTGGAATCCCTTTATTTCAAAGATATGACTAACGATGGTAAAGTGGATATCGTAGCTGGATTTTCAATGGGTAACGAAGAGACTCAGAACCGTGTTTTTATATACAGCTACAATGGTAAGAGTCTGGAAAGGGTGCTGGAGCGTCCTTATACGAATTTTGTCATCAGCGATATGAACAAAGATCATATTAATGATCTTACGATCGTGGATCTCAAACATGGGGAAAGCAACTTCATTACGACGTTCCAATACGATGAAGGCAGCTTTGTCGAACTGGACAGACTTGAACTGAAGCCGTATATTTACGAATATTACAATATTGTCGCAGGTAAAGTGTTTGTCGATCAAGAAGGAAACAGCATCGAGGGAATTGTACTGGATGCTACACTCTCTACGGTCGGAGACGCTTCCTTCACGAGCATCATCGTTATGCAGGATGGTAAACTCAAATCGGTGTTCGAGAAGGATGACCAGACGTTCAGGCAATCCAGGATTTTTAGCGAAGATGTTAACAATGATGGTATTATTGAGATTCCTCTGCTGACAAAGCCGGCTGGATGGGAGTATTTTGACCAGAAGGAAATCCCTTATTTTTATTCTTATTACCAGTGGGATGGAAAGACCGGTTTGAAATTCATCGCAGAGAAATACCATGATAAGAAAAATGATTTCGATTTCGGGTTTTTTCCTCCGCAATGGCATAACAAAATTACGGTGGATACCAAATCCCAAAAAGATAAATATTTGCGGTTTTACATGATTGGCACAGGAAAAACAGTCGCGGAGATTAAGTTCTTCTCGCAGACCGAGTGGGAAAAGCAGCATGAAGACTGGAAATATCTGTCCCGGAATAGTGGAAAGGTCATTGGCTATAAAAAGAGCGCCGACTTTGACCTGAACAATAACAAAAGTAAATCAAAGGACGAGGTACCTCCGATAGAAAGGAAGGACAAGCAAAGTGAGTAAAGTATTGATTTTGGAAGATGAAGATTCCATCCGCAGTTTTATCGTAATCAATTTAAAACGCAACGGTTTTGATGTGCTAGAGGCATCCAATGGCAATGAAGCGCTTGACCTTTTAATGAGTACTCCGGATATTGATATTGCGCTGCTGGACGTGATGGTGCCGGGCATTGACGGCTTTGAGGTGTGCCGGCGCATTCGTGAAACGAATGAGCGTTTGGGCATTATTTTCTTGACCGCCAAGGTTCAGGAACAAGACAAGGTCTATGCCTTGTCGGTGGGTGCTGACGATCATGTCAGTAAGCCATTCAGTCCAACCGAGCTGATCGCAAGAATTCAGTCTCTGCTCCGCAGAGTCAATGTACATCGTGAAACCTCAGCGAAGGTTAGTTTTCAGTCCGGACCATTTGCTCTGGATTTAATTTCCAAACAGTTTAAAAAGAACGGGCATAATATTGAACTTACACCGACAGAATTCTCACTGGTGCAATTTTTTCTAGAAAAAGAAAATACCCCGCTCAGCCGGGACGTGCTTCTCGATCACGTATGGGGCAAGGAATATATGGGGGATCCGAAAATCGTTGACGTAAACATCCGCCGTCTGCGCCAAAAGATTGAAGATAATCCTTCCGAGCCCGAGTTTCTCCAGACCGTATGGGGTCACGGGTATAAATGGAAGGGTCAGGGACAATGATCAAGAAAGGCATTCGCCGGCAGATCGTCATGCATTACTTCATCGTGGTGTTTTCGACGCTGCTGTTGGCCGAAGTCATTTTTTTGCTAGCCATACGAAGTTATTATTATGACAGCATAAACAGCCATATTACGCAGCATATCAAACAAGTGGAGGAGTACCAGAAATTTGGTACCTCCTCCAATG
Encoded here:
- a CDS encoding response regulator transcription factor, which encodes MSKVLILEDEDSIRSFIVINLKRNGFDVLEASNGNEALDLLMSTPDIDIALLDVMVPGIDGFEVCRRIRETNERLGIIFLTAKVQEQDKVYALSVGADDHVSKPFSPTELIARIQSLLRRVNVHRETSAKVSFQSGPFALDLISKQFKKNGHNIELTPTEFSLVQFFLEKENTPLSRDVLLDHVWGKEYMGDPKIVDVNIRRLRQKIEDNPSEPEFLQTVWGHGYKWKGQGQ